In Methylacidiphilum infernorum V4, a single window of DNA contains:
- the mfd gene encoding transcription-repair coupling factor, whose amino-acid sequence MTFSYEKWLDHPLLKNLHHRIIEQRNCAIDSLPLSGQSFFLASFLRVYRGPLLVIAENIKKTNEIALGLECWGSPYLILPEVEPVPAESLPDPTFLAERLSTAYSLLDFPSGIIITTEQAMEEALPSPELLKEKRLPLAVENSFDRKAVIEKLVTAGYERVDSVDCRGQFAVRGAIIDTFCWDSCYPLRMEWEGNRLISLRQFDPITQRSFKPLAQAHLCFFNLEDMLKSGASLHDYLPQAIPTFWSKSPEIPIPDVGIHFESHLFLDTPKGDWFYQERRWQLFLEALGRWIEKQWEVVIFVNNEGEESRLKEILNNQGISTEKILFSKSPLLRGFCWPEAKLSILTDAEIFGRYQNQKILLRSQQKNDYFRAPLGSDIFEQWKEGDIVVHLQKGICKFKGIKTIEGTNTEMVELEFDQQAKLYVPIDQAHLIARYIGGTKKLPKLDSLGGNRWIKAKRAAQKAVTDLAEKLLKINAEREVLEGFAFPQDDQWQKEFEEAFIYEETPDQLKAIEETKKDMESKRPMDRLICGDVGFGKTEVAIRAIFKAVMGGKQAVLLTPTTVLAKQHFNTLRERFADYPIHTALLCRFVKNSEEKEILAGLKEGTVDVVVGTHRLLSADVEFKDLGLIVIDEEQRFGVLQKEKWKEKFRFIDVLLLSATPIPRTLYLAMAGARDMSLIETPPPNRFPIETIVGPYDERVIRQAIERELNRGGQVYFLHNRIRTIEKVASRLKSLLPSIKIDIGHGRMKKHELEEVMERFVEGKIDVLLATSIIENGLDIPNANTIIIDRADLFGLADLYQLRGRVGRSNQKAYAYLLLPRDLFIQSDAKKRIKAMQEHSQLGTGFQIALRDLEIRGAGNLLGTSQSGHIASIGFELYCKLLKKAIQKIQGKETEPLIDCRLSLDFLLPEPGGGRHALAYIPFSYMERRQERLHAYRQLAEASQPEELEEIKKSWKDRYGPWPEPVEHLFSLVEIRIIAARKGIERVETERDKLKLIKNNDYLFTKQGKFPRLIEAEPKDKILQIKKWLESF is encoded by the coding sequence ATGACCTTTTCTTACGAAAAGTGGCTGGACCATCCCTTGTTAAAAAATCTTCATCACCGCATTATTGAGCAAAGAAACTGCGCAATCGATTCTTTGCCTCTATCGGGCCAGTCTTTCTTTCTGGCTTCTTTCCTCAGGGTATACCGTGGACCCCTTTTAGTGATAGCTGAAAACATAAAAAAAACCAACGAAATTGCCCTCGGTTTAGAATGCTGGGGAAGTCCTTATCTCATCCTTCCCGAAGTTGAGCCTGTGCCGGCAGAAAGCTTGCCTGACCCGACATTTTTAGCCGAAAGGCTAAGCACGGCTTACAGCCTTCTCGATTTTCCTTCTGGAATCATCATCACTACCGAACAGGCCATGGAAGAAGCTCTTCCCTCTCCTGAGCTATTAAAAGAAAAGCGCCTGCCCCTTGCTGTAGAAAATTCTTTTGATAGAAAGGCCGTCATTGAAAAGCTGGTCACCGCCGGGTATGAAAGGGTCGATTCCGTCGATTGCAGGGGCCAGTTTGCGGTACGGGGAGCGATTATCGACACTTTCTGCTGGGACAGTTGCTATCCGCTGAGGATGGAATGGGAAGGCAATCGGCTTATTTCCTTAAGACAATTTGATCCCATCACCCAACGTTCATTCAAGCCCCTTGCTCAAGCCCATCTTTGCTTTTTCAATTTAGAAGATATGCTGAAGAGCGGGGCCAGCCTCCATGATTACCTGCCTCAAGCGATACCAACATTTTGGTCGAAATCCCCAGAAATACCGATTCCCGACGTAGGCATCCATTTTGAGAGCCACCTTTTTCTCGATACTCCAAAAGGGGATTGGTTTTACCAGGAAAGAAGATGGCAGTTATTTCTAGAGGCGCTGGGTCGATGGATCGAAAAACAATGGGAAGTGGTGATTTTTGTCAATAACGAAGGCGAAGAATCCCGTCTCAAGGAAATCCTAAATAACCAAGGCATTAGCACTGAAAAAATCCTCTTTTCCAAAAGTCCCCTTTTAAGGGGTTTTTGCTGGCCTGAAGCCAAGCTTTCGATTTTGACAGATGCAGAAATCTTCGGCAGGTACCAAAACCAGAAGATATTGCTGCGTAGCCAACAAAAAAACGATTATTTCAGGGCTCCGCTGGGTAGCGATATTTTCGAACAATGGAAGGAAGGGGACATAGTCGTCCACCTGCAAAAAGGGATTTGCAAGTTTAAAGGCATTAAAACGATAGAGGGAACGAACACCGAAATGGTCGAACTGGAGTTTGACCAGCAAGCCAAGCTCTATGTCCCCATAGACCAGGCTCATCTTATCGCTCGGTACATTGGGGGCACCAAAAAACTACCCAAACTCGATTCTTTGGGGGGAAACAGGTGGATAAAAGCTAAAAGAGCGGCACAAAAAGCGGTTACAGATCTTGCAGAAAAATTACTCAAGATCAATGCGGAAAGAGAAGTTCTCGAAGGATTTGCCTTTCCCCAAGACGACCAGTGGCAAAAGGAGTTCGAAGAGGCTTTTATCTATGAAGAAACTCCAGATCAGCTAAAAGCCATAGAAGAGACAAAAAAAGACATGGAAAGCAAAAGGCCCATGGATAGGCTCATTTGCGGGGACGTTGGGTTTGGGAAAACCGAAGTAGCTATCCGGGCCATCTTTAAGGCGGTGATGGGCGGCAAACAGGCCGTTTTGCTTACCCCAACGACAGTTCTTGCCAAGCAGCATTTCAATACCCTCAGGGAAAGATTCGCCGATTATCCTATTCACACAGCTCTTCTTTGCCGATTTGTGAAAAACAGCGAAGAAAAGGAGATTCTTGCCGGCCTTAAAGAAGGAACCGTAGATGTCGTGGTGGGAACGCACAGATTGTTGTCCGCAGATGTAGAGTTCAAGGATTTGGGGCTGATCGTGATTGATGAAGAACAACGATTTGGTGTTCTGCAAAAAGAAAAATGGAAAGAAAAATTCAGGTTTATAGACGTCTTACTGCTTTCCGCAACGCCTATACCAAGAACTTTGTATTTAGCCATGGCCGGGGCCAGGGACATGAGCCTGATTGAAACGCCTCCCCCCAACCGTTTCCCCATAGAAACCATCGTTGGCCCGTACGATGAAAGGGTTATCCGGCAGGCTATTGAAAGGGAATTAAATAGGGGGGGACAAGTTTATTTTCTCCATAACCGAATAAGAACCATAGAAAAGGTGGCCTCGAGGTTAAAATCCCTTTTGCCCTCGATTAAAATCGATATTGGACATGGGAGAATGAAAAAACATGAACTTGAAGAGGTCATGGAAAGATTTGTAGAGGGCAAAATCGATGTCCTGCTCGCCACGAGTATAATCGAAAATGGATTGGATATCCCTAATGCCAATACGATTATCATTGACAGAGCCGATCTTTTTGGGCTTGCCGATCTCTACCAATTAAGAGGAAGAGTGGGGAGATCCAATCAAAAGGCTTATGCCTATCTTTTACTTCCGAGGGACTTGTTCATACAATCCGACGCCAAGAAAAGAATAAAGGCCATGCAAGAACATTCCCAACTGGGTACCGGATTTCAAATCGCCCTAAGAGACCTAGAGATACGTGGAGCCGGCAACCTCCTAGGGACTTCTCAGAGTGGTCATATCGCCTCCATCGGATTTGAACTTTATTGCAAGCTGCTTAAAAAAGCCATCCAAAAGATTCAAGGCAAAGAGACCGAACCTCTAATCGACTGTCGGCTGTCCCTTGATTTTTTGCTCCCCGAGCCTGGAGGAGGACGGCATGCTTTAGCTTACATTCCTTTTTCCTACATGGAAAGAAGGCAAGAGAGGCTCCATGCTTACAGACAGTTAGCCGAAGCCAGCCAGCCAGAAGAGTTGGAAGAAATCAAAAAAAGCTGGAAAGATAGATACGGACCATGGCCGGAACCTGTAGAACATCTCTTTTCCCTTGTCGAAATCCGTATCATTGCCGCACGCAAAGGCATAGAAAGAGTTGAAACAGAAAGAGACAAGTTGAAGCTTATAAAAAACAACGATTATTTATTTACAAAGCAGGGCAAATTCCCCCGCTTGATAGAAGCCGAACCCAAGGATAAGATTTTGCAAATAAAAAAATGGTTAGAAAGCTTCTAG
- a CDS encoding peptidylprolyl isomerase, with translation MVRKLLVLFPFFLLLFLQQNLFSQTQGSDGIAAIVNDKVITFSQVRKQVEPNEAVLRETYQGSELVNRIKEARLSALRALIDRELIIQDFKSKKYAIPDSFIESRVRDIIRTQFDGDRIAFIRTLQASGISEEQYKQQLLEQIIVQAMRMKNVSEPVIISPYQIEKYYQDHIAQFFEPPQVKLRIIFLQKTSFKDKRATVNGQLEEYDPARETATELLSKLQLGADFAELARSYSEGPKRMDGGDLGWVTKDSLRPEIAEAAFSMYPGQTSGVIETLDGYYIIRLEDKRKGKLKPISEVRTQIEGLLIQEQRQKLQQQWLDNLKAKAFIKMF, from the coding sequence ATGGTTAGAAAGCTTCTAGTTTTATTTCCATTCTTTCTTCTCCTTTTTTTACAACAAAACTTGTTTTCCCAAACTCAAGGGAGTGACGGTATTGCTGCTATTGTTAACGACAAGGTTATCACTTTTTCCCAAGTCAGGAAACAGGTAGAACCTAATGAAGCGGTATTGAGAGAGACCTACCAGGGATCCGAACTGGTCAATCGCATCAAGGAAGCCCGCCTCAGTGCCCTAAGAGCGCTCATCGACAGGGAATTGATCATCCAGGATTTCAAAAGTAAAAAGTACGCTATCCCCGACTCCTTCATCGAATCAAGGGTCAGGGATATTATCCGCACGCAGTTTGACGGGGATAGGATCGCCTTTATTAGGACACTCCAGGCAAGCGGCATAAGTGAAGAGCAATATAAACAGCAGCTTCTTGAACAGATCATCGTCCAAGCCATGAGAATGAAAAACGTCTCAGAACCCGTGATCATATCGCCATACCAGATAGAAAAATATTACCAGGATCATATCGCCCAGTTTTTTGAGCCTCCCCAAGTAAAACTTCGGATCATTTTTTTACAGAAAACCTCTTTTAAAGATAAACGAGCCACGGTCAACGGGCAGTTAGAAGAATACGATCCGGCAAGGGAAACGGCAACCGAACTCTTAAGCAAGCTGCAATTGGGAGCCGATTTCGCCGAACTGGCAAGGAGCTACTCCGAGGGACCGAAAAGGATGGATGGAGGAGATCTAGGTTGGGTAACAAAGGATAGTTTGCGGCCTGAAATAGCCGAGGCCGCCTTTTCCATGTATCCAGGTCAAACCAGTGGAGTCATAGAAACCCTTGACGGTTATTACATCATTCGGCTTGAAGACAAGCGCAAGGGTAAACTTAAACCCATTTCAGAGGTTCGGACGCAAATCGAAGGGCTTTTAATCCAGGAACAACGGCAAAAACTTCAACAACAATGGCTGGATAATTTAAAAGCCAAAGCTTTCATAAAAATGTTTTAA
- the sufU gene encoding Fe-S cluster assembly sulfur transfer protein SufU, with the protein MDIQDLYQEIILDHSRHPRNFGKPEGEFREAEGSNPSCGDSVRVFVKIGFPHQLIEDVHFLGRGCAICMASASLMTEVVRQKKVEEIKTLIENFQAFLTGKEKRNAEIPEELFPLKGVRQFPARVKCALLPWHALEKIIP; encoded by the coding sequence ATGGATATACAAGACCTATACCAAGAAATTATTCTCGATCATAGCCGCCATCCTCGAAACTTTGGGAAACCGGAGGGCGAATTCCGGGAAGCGGAAGGATCAAATCCCAGTTGCGGAGATTCTGTCAGGGTTTTTGTCAAAATTGGCTTCCCTCACCAATTGATCGAAGATGTTCATTTCCTCGGCAGAGGCTGTGCCATCTGCATGGCTTCAGCTTCCTTGATGACGGAAGTGGTGCGGCAGAAGAAGGTTGAAGAAATAAAGACTTTGATAGAAAACTTCCAGGCTTTTTTGACCGGCAAAGAAAAAAGGAATGCCGAAATCCCCGAAGAATTGTTCCCTCTCAAAGGGGTAAGGCAGTTCCCGGCAAGAGTAAAATGTGCCCTCCTTCCATGGCATGCCCTAGAAAAAATTATCCCTTGA